Within Thermococcus indicus, the genomic segment ACGACGTGACGTATTCCCCGCAGGTGCTCAGCGAGGATGAATACCGGACCATAGTGGGATGAGCGGAAAGCTTTTATCTCTTTTTTCCAACCCTCCTTTAGTCTTGACTCAGCGGTGTTGAAAATGGCACAGAGCGTCGAGGAGCTGGCCACCGTCTGCGATGCACTCTCAAATCCCGTTAGGGTCAGGATACTCAAGCTTCTCTGTCGGAAGGAGTGGTACGTTTATGAACTCGCCAAGGAACTCGGAATATCGCGGCAGCTCCTTTATCTCCACCTCAAGAAGCTCGAAAAGGCCGGTCTCGTCGAGAGCGAGCTTAGACTTGAGCCAGATGACCCGAGGGCCAAGAAATACTACCGTGCAAGGCCGTTCAGGCTCGTTATAGACAACGACGTGATTATGAA encodes:
- a CDS encoding ArsR/SmtB family transcription factor, with translation MAQSVEELATVCDALSNPVRVRILKLLCRKEWYVYELAKELGISRQLLYLHLKKLEKAGLVESELRLEPDDPRAKKYYRARPFRLVIDNDVIMNLEG